From a single Intestinibaculum porci genomic region:
- a CDS encoding IS1634 family transposase translates to MAKRLKSTKSKNSESFYVIDDFYDPNTKKKSTFVAEKLGNIRTLMEKYHTDSRDEVMRQLQLYVDGLRQKDSEDKADVKLILSQADLIEKDKENLFNIGYMYIRNILCSLGIKDICKEISDQYNFQYNLASIINDLVSARVIYPSSKLSTYKSTCKFLDLSDYELADVYRSLKVLSEQRYFIEKTLYKNSSQLFKKNTAVLYYDCTNFYFEIEEEDDYRKYGKSKENRPNPIVQYGLFMDADGLPLADYVFQGNMNEQKSMRELEAIVERDFAVSKFVVCADAGLNGWENKVYNDMKKNGAYIVTQPIKKMSKVMKEWAISPEGWKLEGYPGTFNLNDLADRETIEIEGVKKKIKDLVFFKNKWEKRTKKSESSGGKYTLEENYIVTYSRKFANYQKHIRDKKLERARKLLDNPGKLTKTNQRDPRYYISKTSFTKNGEVASDAIYTIDENKIAEEEKYDGFYAVTTDLEDSDLSLIISANKQRWEIEENFEIMKSELKTRPMYVSKEHSINGHLLICFIALLVYRLLEKKYMNEKYTCAELFDTLRNLNLTYINGTNYIPSFKRTEIVDDLAEVFGFQPSRKIITQKYLKKYQRVVNSKKSTKLI, encoded by the coding sequence ATGGCTAAACGTTTAAAATCAACCAAATCTAAAAACTCTGAATCATTCTATGTTATCGATGACTTCTATGATCCTAACACTAAAAAGAAATCTACCTTCGTAGCTGAAAAACTGGGCAATATCAGGACTCTTATGGAAAAGTATCATACCGATTCCCGGGATGAAGTAATGAGACAGCTTCAGCTCTATGTTGATGGACTAAGACAAAAAGACAGTGAGGACAAGGCAGACGTCAAACTAATCCTCAGTCAGGCTGATTTAATAGAAAAGGACAAGGAAAATCTCTTTAACATCGGATACATGTACATAAGAAACATATTATGCTCATTGGGCATTAAGGATATCTGCAAGGAGATATCAGACCAGTACAATTTTCAATACAATTTAGCGAGCATTATTAACGATCTTGTATCTGCTAGGGTTATTTATCCTTCATCAAAGCTGTCTACGTACAAATCAACTTGTAAATTTCTCGACTTGTCCGATTATGAGCTGGCAGATGTTTACCGTTCCCTCAAGGTTCTTTCTGAGCAAAGGTATTTCATTGAAAAAACGCTTTATAAAAACAGTTCACAGCTTTTCAAAAAGAACACAGCGGTTCTCTACTATGACTGCACAAATTTCTATTTTGAGATTGAAGAAGAGGATGACTACAGAAAATACGGAAAAAGCAAGGAAAACAGACCAAATCCTATTGTGCAGTATGGTCTATTTATGGATGCAGATGGTCTCCCTTTAGCTGATTATGTCTTTCAGGGCAATATGAATGAGCAAAAATCCATGAGAGAGTTAGAGGCTATAGTTGAAAGAGACTTTGCAGTTTCAAAGTTTGTTGTCTGTGCTGATGCCGGACTCAACGGCTGGGAAAATAAGGTATATAATGACATGAAGAAAAATGGTGCCTATATTGTCACCCAGCCAATCAAGAAAATGTCAAAAGTAATGAAGGAATGGGCAATATCACCAGAAGGATGGAAGCTTGAGGGATATCCTGGAACTTTTAATCTTAATGATCTGGCTGATAGAGAAACTATAGAAATTGAAGGCGTAAAGAAGAAGATAAAAGATCTTGTTTTCTTCAAAAACAAATGGGAAAAAAGAACCAAAAAATCCGAATCATCAGGCGGTAAATACACTCTTGAAGAAAACTATATAGTTACTTATTCAAGAAAATTTGCCAATTACCAAAAACATATCAGAGATAAGAAACTAGAAAGAGCGAGAAAGCTTCTTGATAACCCAGGAAAACTTACAAAAACCAACCAACGCGACCCACGCTATTATATTTCTAAAACATCTTTCACGAAGAACGGTGAAGTAGCTAGTGATGCAATTTATACAATTGATGAAAATAAGATTGCAGAAGAAGAAAAATACGATGGCTTTTATGCTGTAACTACCGATCTTGAAGACAGTGATCTCTCATTAATTATTAGTGCAAACAAACAGCGCTGGGAGATTGAAGAAAACTTTGAAATAATGAAAAGCGAACTAAAAACAAGACCAATGTATGTCTCAAAAGAACATTCAATCAACGGTCACCTGTTAATATGCTTCATTGCCCTGCTGGTTTATCGTTTGCTTGAAAAAAAGTATATGAATGAAAAATATACGTGTGCAGAATTATTTGATACACTTCGCAATCTTAACCTAACCTATATAAACGGAACAAACTATATTCCATCCTTTAAAAGGACAGAAATCGTGGATGACCTAGCTGAAGTTTTTGGATTTCAGCCCTCACGAAAAATAATTACTCAAAAATATTTAAAAAAATATCAAAGGGTTGTAAATTCAAAAAAAAGTACGAAACTGATTTGA
- a CDS encoding cation-translocating P-type ATPase, with amino-acid sequence MIGLTSEEAKKRQAAGQGNVSHEQTSKTIGEIVRENVFTYFNFIFFVLAILIILARAWNSLSFLVVIIINTLIGIAQEVYAKKVLDNLNILNAPTAMVYRDGSLKQLAVSELVLGDVIALKGGDQIPADARVINGSVNVNEALLTGEADEIEKTVDSALMSGSFIVNGECEAELTHVGDDSYISQLTAKAKKVNNKESDMVKAIDRIVKFAGVAIIPIGLMLFGQSYLFAHKPFSESVVSSVAAVIGMIPEGLYLLVSVRLALSAVMLARQQVMLHNMKSIEALARVDTLCVDKTGTITDHSMLVADFMKATDMNASLESENRDILQSYVKTLPDDNATMQAIRSYIGESDTYTSQDYMSFSSKYKYSAVTFGHVTYMMGAPEIVLAMNYETYREQIESYASKGLRVLVFASKEGGLPAGSLSNEYVEPIFYIMLSNPLRKNAKETFSYFEKQGVDVKVISGDNPVTVSEVAKQAGILHAENHINAQTLGDEKAIAEAVQKYTVFGRVTPEQKQMIVRALKKQGHTVAMTGDGVNDILAMKDADCSIGMAAGSDAAVQAAQLVLLDSDFSHMPAIVSQGRNVVNNIERSATLFLVKNIFSLILAIFTIVNFLTYPLSPAQISLISFFTIGCPAFLLALEPSEERITGHFIRRVLFKSLPAAITDFAIVGSLVVFGETFGVATKDISVASAFLMSIVGFLILISISKPLNLFKSLVIGGNIIGILAAVYFGHRLFDITRVSQKCIMLFVVFAIASEPVLRYLTIAFEAVANAKEWLVRKFTRKKS; translated from the coding sequence ATGATCGGTTTAACAAGTGAAGAAGCGAAAAAGAGACAAGCGGCAGGACAAGGCAATGTCAGTCATGAACAGACATCAAAAACGATTGGTGAAATCGTGCGAGAAAATGTCTTTACCTACTTTAACTTTATCTTCTTCGTGTTAGCGATTTTAATTATTTTAGCACGGGCCTGGAACTCCTTGAGTTTCCTGGTGGTCATCATTATCAATACGCTCATTGGCATTGCCCAGGAAGTGTATGCAAAAAAAGTGTTGGATAACCTAAATATTTTAAATGCCCCCACCGCGATGGTCTATCGTGATGGCAGTTTAAAACAGCTAGCTGTTTCAGAGCTGGTATTAGGGGATGTCATCGCTCTTAAAGGCGGCGATCAGATTCCTGCAGATGCGCGAGTTATTAATGGCAGTGTCAACGTCAATGAAGCCCTTTTAACTGGGGAAGCTGATGAAATTGAGAAAACTGTCGATAGTGCATTGATGTCGGGCTCATTTATTGTCAACGGGGAATGCGAAGCGGAATTAACCCATGTTGGCGATGATTCCTATATTTCGCAGTTAACCGCGAAAGCGAAAAAAGTGAATAATAAAGAATCGGATATGGTCAAAGCCATTGATCGGATTGTCAAATTTGCTGGGGTCGCCATTATTCCAATTGGTCTCATGTTATTTGGTCAAAGTTATCTCTTTGCCCACAAGCCGTTTTCCGAAAGTGTCGTATCTAGTGTCGCAGCGGTCATTGGGATGATTCCAGAAGGCCTTTATTTATTAGTATCTGTGCGTTTGGCTTTATCAGCGGTGATGTTAGCACGTCAGCAGGTGATGTTACACAATATGAAGTCGATTGAAGCGTTAGCCCGCGTGGATACATTATGCGTCGATAAGACCGGCACGATTACTGATCATTCCATGTTGGTGGCAGATTTTATGAAAGCTACGGATATGAATGCATCGCTGGAAAGCGAAAACAGAGACATTCTTCAGTCTTATGTGAAAACACTGCCGGATGATAATGCGACAATGCAGGCCATTCGCAGCTATATTGGGGAAAGTGATACGTATACATCACAGGACTATATGTCCTTTTCTTCCAAATATAAATACAGTGCGGTGACCTTTGGGCATGTCACTTATATGATGGGGGCGCCGGAAATTGTCTTAGCGATGAATTATGAAACGTATCGTGAACAAATTGAAAGCTATGCCTCTAAAGGCTTGCGTGTGCTCGTCTTTGCATCTAAGGAAGGCGGTTTGCCAGCGGGGTCTTTAAGCAATGAATATGTGGAACCGATCTTCTATATTATGTTATCGAATCCCTTACGTAAAAATGCGAAAGAAACCTTTAGCTACTTTGAGAAACAAGGCGTCGATGTGAAAGTAATTTCCGGGGATAATCCTGTGACCGTTTCAGAAGTGGCGAAACAAGCCGGTATTTTGCATGCTGAAAATCATATCAATGCCCAAACCTTAGGTGATGAAAAAGCAATTGCGGAAGCGGTACAGAAGTATACGGTCTTTGGCCGTGTCACGCCAGAACAAAAACAAATGATTGTTCGCGCTTTGAAAAAGCAGGGGCATACTGTGGCGATGACAGGCGATGGGGTCAATGATATTTTAGCGATGAAAGATGCCGACTGTTCCATCGGTATGGCCGCCGGCTCGGATGCGGCGGTTCAGGCAGCTCAGTTAGTTTTACTTGATTCGGACTTTTCCCACATGCCGGCGATTGTCTCGCAGGGACGTAATGTCGTGAACAATATTGAACGTTCGGCAACGTTATTCTTAGTGAAGAATATCTTTTCACTTATTTTGGCAATCTTTACGATTGTCAATTTCCTGACCTATCCATTATCACCAGCGCAGATCTCGCTGATCAGCTTCTTTACCATTGGCTGCCCGGCTTTTCTCTTAGCGTTAGAGCCAAGCGAAGAGCGCATTACTGGTCATTTTATTCGCCGCGTCTTATTTAAGTCGCTGCCGGCGGCGATTACTGATTTTGCGATTGTCGGATCACTTGTTGTCTTTGGTGAAACCTTTGGTGTTGCCACCAAAGATATTTCCGTTGCATCAGCATTTCTGATGTCGATTGTTGGCTTTTTAATCTTAATCTCGATTTCTAAACCATTGAATCTTTTCAAGAGTTTAGTTATTGGCGGCAATATTATAGGTATCTTAGCAGCGGTTTACTTTGGTCATCGACTCTTTGATATCACCCGTGTCTCGCAAAAATGTATCATGCTCTTTGTCGTTTTTGCGATTGCCTCAGAACCGGTCTTACGCTATCTGACAATAGCCTTTGAGGCCGTGGCGAATGCCAAAGAGTGGTTAGTACGTAAGTTTACACGAAAAAAATCTTAG
- a CDS encoding HAD hydrolase-like protein: MVRQNVSDLKLAVIELDGCLFPLNHYRYNFYKNLCKKQNVSLDRQTFYEALGNMYSMYDALPLAHSMDSASLNDKVEKDLYNYLKMKDQSANDGALEFLEYLRQKEIKIAVVTTHKTKNAIAYLEMGKLYNKVDYVIGNDTKLQPFPATDIFDLLMKKYQVTPEQTLLVTSLVSLLETGKEAHLNMIYMEDLVPAGEKERSLSYQTCKSLYEALNDVIFGRYEDYKMYESILGLDEDMSPEELRNVRIHLEDLYKDDDSLLDIVNKTYEFRLSELNVDPASLEDEKPVIPDTVPEVAEVEESEEAEELSLSEMPNAFSEETEAASESIAAPESEATSESEEIIAESSETAEPETTEETPSQEPAYEEIEPEPSEAIVSPRHSIEDILENLESSLSSREESLEEVDESEIPEVGEEPEEDASAAEVSEEETDEEDVYEDTPEEEPYEAYPESEAETAESMSEEAYTSESENIEPEEESQVQDFGDTIIYNGPIDKESYEDTGILSLDPQKTIELDDVLSKVMARNEENFADETPATDFLIQDESRQEDTKLRKTANVIINILYTFALSLVILIIGLVIYIALQSQFDRGVLQFIANMYSAYSGFATILVRGIVNGLHTILPFLPSYAAYVSLSEGASSLINVYILNTVIIAIVELLVYFLRPKDDEDYYY, from the coding sequence ATGGTAAGGCAAAACGTCAGTGATTTAAAACTCGCCGTCATTGAATTAGATGGCTGCTTATTTCCTTTAAATCACTATCGCTATAACTTTTATAAAAATCTATGTAAGAAACAGAATGTCTCGCTGGATCGCCAGACGTTCTATGAAGCCTTAGGTAATATGTATTCTATGTATGATGCATTACCTCTTGCTCATTCAATGGATTCAGCGTCGCTGAATGATAAAGTAGAAAAAGATCTATATAATTATTTGAAAATGAAAGATCAGAGTGCCAATGATGGGGCTTTGGAATTTCTTGAATATTTAAGACAAAAAGAGATTAAGATTGCAGTGGTGACAACCCATAAAACAAAAAATGCGATCGCTTATCTCGAAATGGGGAAACTTTATAATAAAGTTGATTATGTGATTGGGAATGATACAAAATTACAGCCATTCCCAGCAACCGATATTTTTGACTTATTAATGAAGAAATATCAGGTCACACCAGAACAGACCTTATTAGTGACATCGTTAGTGTCATTGCTGGAAACTGGTAAAGAAGCCCATCTGAATATGATTTATATGGAAGACTTAGTGCCAGCAGGAGAAAAGGAACGTTCTCTTTCTTATCAGACCTGCAAGTCTTTATATGAAGCATTAAACGATGTCATCTTTGGTCGTTATGAAGATTATAAGATGTATGAATCCATCTTAGGTCTTGATGAAGATATGTCACCAGAAGAATTACGTAATGTTCGTATTCATTTGGAAGATTTATACAAAGATGATGATTCGCTGTTAGATATCGTCAATAAGACATATGAATTCCGTTTATCGGAATTAAATGTGGATCCTGCTTCCTTAGAAGATGAAAAGCCGGTTATTCCTGATACCGTGCCAGAAGTGGCAGAAGTTGAGGAATCGGAAGAAGCGGAAGAGTTATCACTCTCGGAAATGCCAAATGCGTTCTCCGAAGAAACGGAAGCCGCATCGGAAAGCATCGCAGCGCCAGAAAGTGAGGCTACTTCTGAAAGTGAAGAAATCATTGCCGAGAGCAGTGAAACGGCTGAACCAGAAACAACTGAAGAAACACCGTCGCAGGAACCAGCTTATGAAGAAATTGAACCGGAACCATCAGAAGCGATTGTTTCACCACGTCATTCGATTGAAGATATCTTAGAAAACTTAGAATCAAGCTTATCATCACGCGAAGAATCTTTAGAAGAGGTTGACGAATCAGAAATTCCGGAAGTCGGAGAAGAGCCGGAAGAAGATGCTTCTGCTGCGGAAGTATCTGAAGAGGAAACTGACGAAGAAGACGTTTATGAAGACACCCCGGAAGAAGAACCTTACGAAGCTTATCCGGAAAGTGAAGCGGAAACTGCTGAAAGTATGAGTGAAGAAGCTTATACCTCAGAAAGTGAAAATATCGAACCTGAAGAAGAGTCACAGGTTCAGGATTTTGGTGATACCATTATTTATAATGGCCCAATTGATAAGGAAAGCTATGAAGATACTGGGATCTTATCGTTAGATCCGCAAAAGACCATCGAACTCGATGATGTGTTATCAAAAGTAATGGCGCGTAATGAAGAAAACTTTGCGGACGAAACGCCCGCAACGGACTTCCTGATTCAGGATGAAAGCCGTCAGGAGGATACGAAATTACGGAAAACCGCCAATGTCATTATTAATATCCTTTATACCTTTGCTTTATCATTAGTCATTCTGATTATTGGCTTAGTCATTTATATTGCTCTGCAAAGTCAGTTTGATCGTGGCGTCTTACAGTTCATTGCGAATATGTATAGTGCTTATAGCGGTTTTGCAACGATTCTGGTCCGTGGCATTGTTAATGGCTTACATACGATCTTACCATTCTTGCCAAGCTATGCGGCTTATGTCTCATTATCAGAAGGAGCTTCTAGTCTGATTAATGTGTATATCTTAAATACCGTTATTATTGCGATCGTCGAATTACTGGTTTATTTCTTAAGACCAAAAGATGACGAAGATTATTACTATTAA
- a CDS encoding YitT family protein, which yields MSVHYQPMPFTYKRGAFVILGSILYALSVNIFLTPLKLYAGGIVGLAQLIKTLGFSHVSFDLAGMINLALNIPLFILAYKAMNKRMFFLTILSVAIQTFVFSLAPIPAHPLLDDKLANILIAGLLGGAGCGIVLTNGGSAGGLDLLGVYLTEHFENFSVGIMNLSFNAVLYTICAILFNLGTAIY from the coding sequence ATGTCAGTGCATTATCAGCCCATGCCCTTTACTTATAAAAGAGGGGCTTTCGTTATTTTAGGCAGTATTCTTTACGCTTTAAGTGTCAATATCTTTTTAACCCCATTAAAGCTTTATGCCGGCGGGATTGTCGGCTTAGCGCAGCTCATTAAAACGTTAGGATTTTCTCATGTTTCTTTTGATTTAGCTGGGATGATTAACTTAGCTTTGAATATTCCATTATTTATTCTCGCTTATAAAGCGATGAATAAGCGCATGTTTTTTTTAACAATATTATCGGTTGCTATTCAAACATTTGTTTTCTCCTTGGCGCCGATTCCTGCTCATCCTTTGCTTGATGATAAGTTAGCGAATATTTTAATCGCTGGTTTATTAGGCGGCGCTGGCTGCGGGATTGTATTGACCAATGGCGGCAGCGCTGGCGGTCTTGATTTACTAGGCGTCTATTTGACAGAGCACTTTGAAAACTTCAGTGTCGGGATTATGAACCTAAGTTTTAATGCAGTGCTCTATACGATCTGCGCCATTCTTTTCAATTTAGGGACCGCGATCTATTAA
- the tnpA gene encoding IS200/IS605 family transposase, whose product MKGENDAVYRRKKDQSYYTNRHSCFLLQYHMVLVTKYRKPVLRGEVRDLVYQIIRDVFSERGLNILEMNGEEDHVHVLFEADPYTTPGELVNVVKTKTSRFARKQFGETELKKYYWKPLFWSDSYFITTVSENSLETVQAYIHNQ is encoded by the coding sequence ATGAAAGGAGAGAATGATGCAGTGTACCGAAGAAAAAAAGATCAGTCATACTATACAAACAGACACAGCTGTTTTCTGCTGCAGTATCACATGGTGCTTGTCACAAAATACAGGAAACCTGTTCTCAGAGGAGAAGTCCGTGATCTTGTATACCAGATAATCAGAGACGTGTTCAGTGAGAGAGGACTAAACATCCTGGAAATGAACGGTGAGGAGGACCATGTTCACGTGCTTTTTGAGGCGGACCCATATACGACACCAGGTGAGCTTGTCAATGTTGTAAAGACGAAAACAAGCCGATTTGCGAGAAAGCAGTTCGGTGAAACGGAACTGAAGAAATATTACTGGAAGCCTCTATTCTGGAGTGACAGCTATTTCATCACAACGGTCAGCGAGAACAGTCTGGAAACCGTGCAGGCATACATCCACAACCAGTAG
- the tnpA gene encoding IS200/IS605 family transposase — protein MDVYMKGENDAVYRRKKDQSYYTNRHSCFLLQYHMVLVTKYRKPVLRGEVRDLVYQIIRDVFSERGLNILEMNGEEDHVHVLFEADGSSTLNSPSFLNYPD, from the coding sequence ATGGATGTATACATGAAAGGAGAGAATGATGCAGTGTACCGAAGAAAAAAAGATCAGTCATACTATACAAACAGACACAGCTGTTTTCTGCTGCAGTATCACATGGTGCTTGTCACAAAATACAGGAAACCTGTTCTCAGAGGAGAAGTCCGTGATCTTGTATACCAGATAATCAGAGACGTGTTCAGTGAGAGAGGACTAAACATCCTGGAAATGAACGGTGAGGAGGACCATGTTCACGTGCTTTTTGAGGCGGACGGGTCTTCGACACTTAATTCACCCTCTTTTTTAAATTATCCTGATTAA
- a CDS encoding IS1634 family transposase produces MAYFLKQTQNKKGTYLQIYSSFYNPEKKQTSHKSFKPIGYVDDLKKQGISDPVSYYKEEIKKMNADRQSEIRDKKSQKVSDTLPIKYYGYFPIRSINNRLGLDRDLCILQLPYNFKFNVFELLSSLVYARVISPCSKHKTFFDVLPYLIDETSFSRDQMYEGLRFLGIEYERIIEIYNHKIQLIYGRNTDHTYFDCTNFFFEIDKEDDLRRKGPSKEKRTDPIVGMGLLLDNKQIPIGMKIYPGNMSEKPIYREVIQGLKDRNNIKGKTIRVADKGLNCTANIMDAILCGDGYLFSKSVKTLPEKEKTWVLLDNDYVEVKDKNDNLLYKTKSCIDEFPYMITDNNGKKTKVMLCEKRVVTYNPSLAKKQIAEIDKEVNKALNASLSSAKRAEYGSKSKYMDFITVDKDGKGTDGNIKISVNMEAVEKAKRLAGYNLLVTSELKMTDEEIYNNYHNLWRIEESFRMMKSAFDARPVYLQREDSIIGHFLICYIAVLLMRLLQIEELDDQFGYQELIDYMRSATAVDLKGQYMVNLTKKSDVMLRLKKKIGRPIDNYYLTNKDIKNILNYKFR; encoded by the coding sequence ATGGCTTATTTTTTAAAGCAGACACAGAATAAGAAAGGGACATATTTGCAGATCTACAGCAGCTTCTATAACCCTGAAAAGAAGCAGACTTCTCACAAATCTTTTAAGCCCATCGGCTATGTTGATGATCTGAAAAAACAGGGTATCAGTGATCCTGTCAGCTACTACAAAGAAGAAATTAAAAAGATGAATGCGGATCGCCAAAGTGAAATAAGGGATAAAAAGTCCCAAAAGGTTTCTGATACTCTGCCTATTAAGTATTATGGCTATTTCCCAATCAGATCCATTAATAATAGACTTGGTCTCGACAGGGATTTATGCATTTTACAGCTCCCGTATAATTTTAAATTTAATGTTTTTGAGCTTTTATCTTCGCTTGTTTATGCGCGAGTAATATCTCCATGCTCTAAACATAAGACATTTTTTGATGTTCTCCCCTATTTAATTGATGAAACATCGTTTTCAAGAGATCAGATGTATGAAGGCCTACGTTTTTTGGGTATTGAATACGAGCGCATCATTGAAATTTACAACCATAAAATTCAGCTGATTTATGGCAGAAATACCGATCATACATACTTTGACTGTACTAACTTTTTCTTTGAAATAGATAAAGAGGATGATCTTCGCAGAAAAGGACCATCCAAAGAGAAGAGAACTGATCCGATTGTCGGGATGGGACTTCTTCTGGATAATAAGCAGATCCCTATCGGCATGAAAATTTATCCCGGCAACATGAGTGAAAAGCCGATTTACAGAGAGGTTATTCAGGGTCTGAAGGACCGTAATAATATTAAAGGCAAAACAATCAGAGTGGCTGACAAGGGATTAAACTGTACTGCTAATATCATGGATGCGATACTCTGCGGTGACGGCTATCTTTTTTCCAAAAGCGTCAAGACCCTTCCAGAAAAAGAGAAAACCTGGGTCCTTCTCGATAATGATTATGTGGAAGTGAAAGACAAGAATGATAATCTTCTCTATAAGACAAAATCATGTATAGATGAATTCCCTTATATGATCACTGATAATAATGGAAAGAAGACAAAGGTTATGCTATGTGAGAAGCGAGTTGTCACATATAATCCTTCATTAGCCAAAAAACAAATCGCTGAAATTGATAAGGAAGTCAACAAAGCTTTAAATGCATCGTTAAGCTCCGCGAAAAGAGCTGAATATGGCAGCAAAAGCAAATATATGGATTTTATAACGGTTGATAAGGACGGAAAAGGCACCGATGGCAACATAAAAATCAGTGTTAATATGGAAGCGGTAGAAAAAGCCAAGCGTCTAGCGGGCTACAATCTTCTTGTGACCTCAGAACTAAAAATGACTGATGAGGAAATCTATAACAATTACCATAATTTATGGAGAATTGAGGAATCATTTAGAATGATGAAGTCAGCGTTTGACGCCAGACCAGTATATCTTCAAAGAGAAGACAGTATTATTGGACACTTCCTGATTTGTTACATTGCGGTATTACTTATGAGATTACTGCAGATTGAGGAATTAGATGACCAGTTTGGCTATCAGGAGCTGATAGACTATATGCGAAGCGCAACCGCTGTTGATCTGAAGGGACAGTATATGGTCAACCTCACCAAGAAATCCGACGTAATGCTTAGACTCAAAAAGAAGATAGGCAGACCAATAGATAATTATTACTTAACGAATAAAGACATTAAAAATATTTTAAATTACAAATTCCGTTAA
- a CDS encoding transposase, which produces MGDLLKYTFLSTYIIPYIIMDVYMKGENDAVYRRKKDQSYYTNRHSCFLLQYHMVLVTKYRKPVLRGEVRDLVYQIIPCLGYSTMFFRLIFTFQKVFFTKCWLYKPIFLFSE; this is translated from the coding sequence ATGGGTGACCTCCTAAAATATACCTTTCTCTCGACTTATATTATACCATATATTATAATGGATGTATACATGAAAGGAGAGAATGATGCAGTGTACCGAAGAAAAAAAGATCAGTCATACTATACAAACAGACACAGCTGTTTTCTGCTGCAGTATCACATGGTGCTTGTCACAAAATACAGGAAACCTGTTCTCAGAGGAGAAGTCCGTGATCTTGTATACCAGATAATCCCGTGTTTAGGATATAGCACCATGTTTTTTAGGTTGATTTTCACTTTCCAAAAAGTTTTTTTCACTAAATGTTGGCTTTACAAGCCGATTTTTTTATTTTCTGAATAA